A single genomic interval of Ramlibacter sp. harbors:
- a CDS encoding enoyl-CoA hydratase/isomerase family protein codes for MNYVTVAADGEVGVVTLNRPERLNAIGLDLLAQLHAALAEAQADPATRVLVLAGAGRAFCAGDDLKEFDAQASSAESMAQMGERIQQITRDIMLGPKPVIGAAQGYAVGGGLEWLLNCDLVVASDTLVGFFPEMSLGHFVTGGVTHLLPLAVGRQRAMEMLLLGERHDAQALWQLGLVNRVVAPEALMPTALALARQVAQRSAGAMARLKRVLAAQAGAALEQALILEQDAALACFADPDTARRVRGASPARAR; via the coding sequence ATGAACTACGTCACCGTCGCTGCGGATGGGGAGGTCGGCGTGGTCACGCTGAACCGGCCCGAGCGCCTCAATGCCATTGGCCTGGACCTGCTGGCCCAACTGCATGCCGCGCTGGCGGAGGCCCAGGCCGACCCGGCCACCCGCGTGCTGGTGCTGGCCGGCGCCGGGCGCGCCTTCTGCGCGGGCGATGACCTCAAGGAATTTGATGCGCAGGCCAGCAGCGCCGAATCGATGGCGCAGATGGGTGAGCGCATCCAGCAGATCACGCGCGACATCATGCTGGGCCCCAAGCCGGTGATTGGCGCCGCCCAGGGCTATGCTGTGGGCGGCGGGCTGGAATGGCTGCTCAACTGCGACCTGGTGGTGGCGTCGGACACGCTGGTGGGCTTCTTCCCCGAGATGTCGCTGGGCCACTTTGTGACCGGGGGCGTGACCCATCTGCTGCCGCTCGCGGTGGGCCGGCAGCGGGCCATGGAGATGCTCCTGCTGGGCGAGCGGCACGATGCCCAGGCGCTGTGGCAACTGGGGCTGGTCAACCGGGTGGTCGCGCCCGAGGCGCTGATGCCCACGGCGCTGGCGCTGGCACGCCAGGTGGCGCAGCGCTCCGCCGGGGCCATGGCGCGCCTGAAGCGGGTGCTGGCCGCGCAGGCCGGCGCCGCGCTGGAACAGGCGCTGATACTGGAGCAGGACGCCGCGCTGGCGTGCTTTGCCGACCCCGACACCGCGCGCCGCGTCAGGGGCGCTTCGCCGGCCCGCGCCCGCTGA
- a CDS encoding cupin domain-containing protein, producing MNSPSHEPAHPHDPPHDHDHDGAHGHDRWKHDGVRVIPGNQLDGNTAQTPGMDRKAAINFARVGAQKLWAGTVTIHANAKTGAHHHGHLESVIYVVRGRARMRWGEHLEFTAEAGPGDFIYVPPYVPHQEINASATEMLECVLCRSDGEAVAVNLAIEPVEKPESVLWIDPTHPQGGV from the coding sequence ATGAACAGCCCCTCGCACGAGCCCGCGCACCCCCACGACCCCCCTCACGACCACGACCACGATGGTGCCCACGGGCACGACCGCTGGAAGCACGACGGCGTGCGGGTCATCCCCGGCAACCAGCTGGACGGCAACACCGCGCAAACCCCGGGCATGGACCGCAAGGCGGCCATCAACTTCGCGCGTGTGGGCGCGCAAAAGCTGTGGGCCGGCACCGTCACCATCCATGCCAATGCCAAGACCGGCGCGCATCACCATGGGCACCTGGAAAGCGTGATCTACGTGGTCAGGGGCCGCGCGCGCATGCGCTGGGGCGAGCACCTGGAATTCACGGCCGAGGCCGGCCCCGGCGACTTCATCTATGTGCCGCCCTATGTGCCGCACCAGGAGATCAATGCCAGCGCCACGGAAATGCTGGAGTGCGTGCTGTGCCGAAGCGACGGCGAGGCCGTGGCGGTCAACCTGGCCATCGAGCCCGTGGAAAAGCCCGAGTCGGTGCTGTGGATTGACCCGACCCATCCGCAGGGTGGGGTTTGA
- a CDS encoding DUF2855 family protein yields MTSLTRLLTDKSALNHTRIDRSPLARLAPGEALLRISRAAVTTNNITYAAFGDAMQYWDFFPTGVEGWGHMPVWGFADVVASTVDGVAVGERFYGYFPLASHLRMQPVRVSDRGFYDGAQHRLALTSAYNQYTRVTADPAYRQADEAYQMLLRPLFITSFMLADFLQDNAFFGARRLVVSSASSKTAYGTAFCLQGQEGIELVALTSARNKAFVESLGCYQRTLAYDELATLDATVPTLYVDFSGDEDLRLAVHRYFGDALVYDCYAGSAQNTQFLRKKALPGPEPKFYFAPVQIRKRNADWGHAEVNRRFNEAQLAFIRRVGDGPQPWMALREHRGLEAAQALIADLHAGRIDPQAGHVVVLD; encoded by the coding sequence ATGACCTCGCTGACCCGCCTGTTGACCGACAAATCCGCATTGAATCACACACGCATCGATCGCTCGCCGCTTGCGCGGCTGGCGCCCGGCGAAGCGCTGCTGCGGATCAGCCGCGCGGCCGTGACCACCAACAACATCACCTACGCGGCGTTTGGCGACGCCATGCAGTACTGGGACTTCTTCCCCACAGGGGTTGAGGGCTGGGGCCACATGCCGGTCTGGGGTTTTGCCGACGTGGTGGCTTCCACCGTGGACGGCGTGGCCGTGGGCGAGCGCTTCTATGGCTACTTTCCGCTGGCCAGCCACCTGCGCATGCAGCCGGTGCGCGTGAGCGACCGCGGCTTTTACGATGGCGCCCAGCACCGGCTGGCGCTGACCTCGGCCTACAACCAGTACACGCGCGTCACGGCCGACCCGGCCTACCGCCAGGCCGACGAGGCGTACCAGATGCTGCTGCGCCCGCTGTTCATCACCTCGTTCATGCTTGCCGATTTTCTGCAGGACAACGCCTTCTTCGGCGCCCGGCGGCTGGTGGTGTCCAGCGCCTCCAGCAAGACCGCCTATGGCACGGCGTTCTGCCTGCAGGGGCAGGAAGGTATCGAGCTGGTCGCGCTGACCTCGGCGCGCAACAAGGCGTTCGTTGAAAGCCTGGGCTGCTACCAGCGCACGCTGGCCTATGACGAACTCGCCACGCTGGATGCCACGGTGCCCACGCTGTACGTGGACTTCTCGGGCGACGAGGATCTGCGCCTGGCGGTGCACCGGTACTTTGGCGACGCGCTGGTGTACGACTGCTACGCGGGCTCGGCGCAGAACACGCAGTTCCTGCGCAAGAAGGCCCTGCCCGGACCCGAGCCGAAGTTCTACTTTGCGCCCGTGCAGATCCGCAAGCGCAATGCCGACTGGGGCCATGCCGAGGTCAACCGCCGGTTCAACGAGGCGCAGCTCGCCTTCATCCGCCGCGTGGGCGACGGGCCGCAGCCCTGGATGGCGCTGCGCGAACACCGGGGCCTGGAGGCCGCGCAGGCCCTGATCGCCGACCTGCACGCCGGGCGCATCGACCCGCAGGCCGGCCATGTGGTGGTGCTTGACTGA
- a CDS encoding TetR/AcrR family transcriptional regulator, with protein sequence MSPGPRKAAPAPAAKPLKRPSQARARFTVQAIYDAFVRIWQRDGWDALTTRAVALETGIAVGTLYDYFPNKAALLSGYVRHSLEALVQAIDEQAAQAAGLDWQARVRTLVRLTCGVNAPELPWFDAGMLALEAGIAEPKHHRRAFEELCAAWGRVLAACTDLRGPPTLSVISPLVVAVWGGRRYALLLGLEDTAAREWAAAMENLCLSALAPTQPIQASSTDA encoded by the coding sequence ATGAGCCCGGGGCCCCGCAAGGCCGCGCCCGCGCCAGCGGCCAAGCCGTTGAAGCGCCCCTCCCAGGCCCGCGCCCGATTCACCGTGCAGGCCATCTACGACGCCTTTGTTCGGATTTGGCAGCGCGATGGCTGGGACGCGCTGACCACGCGCGCCGTGGCCCTGGAAACCGGCATTGCGGTGGGCACGCTGTATGACTATTTCCCCAACAAGGCGGCGCTGCTGTCGGGCTACGTGCGCCACAGCCTCGAAGCGCTGGTGCAGGCGATTGACGAGCAGGCCGCGCAAGCCGCGGGCCTGGACTGGCAGGCGCGGGTGCGGACCCTGGTGCGCCTGACCTGCGGCGTCAACGCGCCGGAACTGCCGTGGTTTGACGCCGGCATGCTGGCGCTGGAGGCCGGCATCGCCGAGCCCAAGCACCACCGGCGCGCGTTCGAGGAACTGTGCGCGGCCTGGGGCCGGGTGCTGGCGGCCTGCACCGATCTGCGCGGCCCGCCGACCTTGAGCGTGATCTCGCCGCTGGTGGTCGCCGTGTGGGGTGGCCGCCGCTATGCGCTGCTGCTGGGCCTTGAAGACACCGCCGCGCGCGAATGGGCCGCGGCCATGGAAAACCTGTGCCTGTCGGCGCTGGCACCCACGCAGCCGATTCAGGCGTCCAGCACCGACGCGTAG
- a CDS encoding serine hydrolase, giving the protein MSGGTTDRASPPQGLGADRLDRLAQAFQAEVDRQRLPGATLLVGRGGQPDWVTSLGVQNPETGVPMAPDSIFRIYSMTKPLVSVAVLMLMEQGRVLLREPVSRYLPEFANQQVSVDGPDGMTLVPVRRAATVQDLLRHTAGLTYEFLGASPLHQQLGKVAAASRKQTNAEFIPELAAVPLLLQPGSAWEYSRATDVLGRLVEVVTGQTLGDWLQQNIFGPLGMTDTAFRLPAGKLDRVAEPFAHDPDGGVAMRVFSASSPSPLDMGGGGLFSTAPDYARFLRCLLGRGSVGDVRLLAPHTVDFMTADHLGPIPVNPGASRDLLGPGFGFGLGVAVRTHLGQSAEPGPVGLYYWGGLAGTAFFVDPANGLYAVLMVQAPNQREEYRALFRQMVYASVLDA; this is encoded by the coding sequence ATGAGCGGGGGGACCACTGACCGCGCAAGCCCGCCGCAAGGCCTGGGCGCAGACCGGCTGGACCGCCTGGCCCAGGCCTTCCAGGCCGAGGTGGACCGCCAGCGCCTGCCCGGCGCCACGCTGCTCGTGGGCCGCGGCGGGCAGCCCGACTGGGTGACCAGCCTGGGCGTGCAGAACCCTGAAACCGGCGTGCCGATGGCGCCTGACAGCATCTTCCGCATCTACTCCATGACCAAGCCGCTGGTCTCGGTGGCGGTGCTGATGCTCATGGAGCAGGGGCGGGTGCTGCTGCGCGAACCGGTGTCGCGCTACCTGCCGGAGTTTGCCAACCAGCAGGTCAGCGTGGACGGCCCTGATGGCATGACCCTGGTGCCCGTGCGCCGCGCCGCCACGGTGCAGGACCTGCTGCGCCACACCGCCGGCCTGACCTATGAGTTCCTGGGCGCCTCGCCCCTGCATCAGCAGCTGGGCAAGGTGGCGGCCGCGTCGCGCAAGCAGACCAATGCCGAATTCATCCCTGAACTGGCGGCCGTGCCCCTGCTGCTGCAGCCGGGCAGTGCCTGGGAGTACAGCCGCGCGACCGACGTGCTGGGCCGCCTGGTGGAGGTCGTGACGGGCCAGACCCTGGGCGACTGGCTGCAGCAGAACATCTTTGGGCCGCTGGGCATGACCGACACCGCGTTTCGCCTGCCGGCCGGCAAGCTTGACCGCGTGGCCGAGCCCTTTGCGCACGACCCGGACGGCGGCGTGGCGATGCGCGTCTTCTCGGCCAGTTCGCCGTCGCCGCTGGACATGGGCGGGGGCGGCCTGTTTTCGACCGCGCCGGATTACGCGCGCTTCCTGCGCTGCCTGCTCGGGCGCGGCAGTGTGGGCGATGTGCGGCTGCTGGCGCCACACACCGTGGATTTCATGACGGCTGACCACCTGGGTCCCATTCCCGTGAACCCGGGCGCCAGCCGCGACCTGCTGGGCCCGGGCTTTGGCTTTGGCCTGGGGGTGGCGGTGCGCACCCACCTGGGGCAATCCGCCGAGCCGGGCCCGGTGGGCTTGTACTACTGGGGCGGGCTGGCCGGCACCGCATTCTTTGTGGACCCGGCCAACGGTCTGTACGCCGTGCTGATGGTGCAGGCGCCCAACCAGCGCGAGGAGTACCGGGCGCTGTTCCGGCAGATGGTCTACGCGTCGGTGCTGGACGCCTGA
- a CDS encoding methionine synthase — translation MFETAMAGSLPKPAWLAETQKLWPQWKAQGDELRQAKADATLLWIKAQEDAGLDVVGDGEQARQHFVHGFLEQVEGIDFENKVTMGIRNNRYDAQVPQVVAPLRLKGRVHAFEAQLARAHTKKKLKFTLPGPMTIVDTVADRFYGDKVKMAMAFAELLNQEALALQADGVDIVQFDEPAFNVYMKEAADWGVQALECAARGLTCTTAVHICYGYGIKANVDWKNTLGEQWRQYEDVFPALAKSSIQQVSLECFHSHVPPELMKLLEGKDVMVGVIDVASDEIETPEQIADTIGTALQFVPRHRLIPCTNCGLAPMSREVAVAKLQALAAGAALARQRYGA, via the coding sequence ATGTTCGAGACCGCGATGGCAGGCAGTCTGCCCAAACCCGCCTGGCTGGCCGAAACGCAAAAGCTCTGGCCCCAGTGGAAAGCCCAGGGCGACGAGCTGCGCCAGGCCAAGGCCGATGCCACGCTGTTGTGGATCAAGGCTCAGGAAGATGCGGGCCTGGACGTGGTGGGTGACGGCGAGCAGGCGCGCCAGCATTTCGTGCACGGCTTTCTCGAGCAGGTCGAAGGCATCGACTTCGAGAACAAGGTCACCATGGGCATCCGCAACAACCGCTACGACGCGCAGGTGCCGCAGGTGGTGGCGCCGCTCAGGCTCAAGGGCCGGGTGCATGCGTTCGAGGCGCAGCTGGCGCGCGCCCACACGAAGAAGAAGCTCAAGTTCACCCTGCCGGGCCCGATGACCATCGTGGACACCGTGGCCGACCGCTTCTACGGCGACAAGGTCAAGATGGCCATGGCCTTTGCCGAGCTGCTCAACCAGGAGGCGCTGGCGCTGCAGGCCGATGGGGTGGACATCGTCCAGTTCGACGAGCCGGCCTTCAACGTCTACATGAAGGAAGCGGCCGACTGGGGCGTGCAGGCGCTGGAGTGCGCCGCCCGGGGCCTGACCTGCACCACGGCGGTTCACATCTGCTACGGCTATGGCATCAAGGCCAATGTGGACTGGAAGAACACGCTGGGCGAACAGTGGCGCCAGTATGAAGACGTGTTCCCCGCGCTGGCCAAAAGCAGCATCCAGCAGGTCAGCCTGGAATGCTTTCACTCCCATGTGCCGCCCGAACTCATGAAGCTGCTCGAGGGCAAGGACGTGATGGTGGGCGTGATCGACGTGGCCAGCGACGAGATCGAAACGCCTGAGCAGATCGCCGACACCATTGGCACGGCGCTGCAGTTTGTGCCCAGACACCGGCTGATTCCCTGCACCAACTGCGGCCTCGCGCCCATGAGCCGCGAGGTGGCCGTGGCCAAGCTGCAGGCCCTGGCGGCGGGGGCGGCGCTGGCGCGCCAGAGGTACGGCGCATGA
- a CDS encoding LysR family transcriptional regulator, translating into MRRHIPSTRALLVFDAVARHHGVGKAAEELCITHSAVSQQLRQLESQLGLQLVRRGARGSTLTEVGRRYHAQVVGDLLRLQNHTLEAMAQRPDGMRLLVGCVPVFAERWLLPRLPAFLAMNKGFSLHLQVYPTQSYMAEVPFDVAVQYDDAAWPGVTPSPLMPEVCVAVCAPQSLYRRAMQRGDFRAVPLLQLSSRLGAWDEWLSRAGIARTPGHPLGGHRFDLFSMLVEAVRADLGIGLVPHYFVERELRSGELALAHPFQDSGARGYSLFVAPGRLEEPVVQSFARWLRTTVAAEGAAAAPSDAGADPSALQT; encoded by the coding sequence ATGCGCCGACATATTCCCAGCACCCGCGCCCTGCTTGTTTTTGACGCCGTTGCACGCCATCACGGTGTGGGCAAGGCCGCCGAAGAACTGTGCATCACCCACAGCGCGGTCAGCCAGCAACTGCGACAGCTGGAGAGCCAGCTGGGCCTGCAACTGGTACGGCGCGGAGCACGCGGCTCCACGCTCACCGAGGTGGGGCGCCGCTACCATGCGCAGGTCGTGGGCGATCTGCTGCGCCTGCAGAACCACACACTCGAAGCCATGGCCCAGCGGCCAGACGGCATGCGGTTGCTGGTGGGTTGCGTGCCTGTGTTTGCCGAGCGCTGGCTGCTGCCTCGTCTGCCCGCGTTTCTTGCCATGAACAAGGGCTTTAGCCTGCACCTGCAGGTGTACCCCACGCAGAGCTACATGGCGGAGGTTCCGTTTGATGTGGCCGTGCAGTACGACGATGCCGCCTGGCCTGGCGTGACGCCCTCGCCGTTGATGCCCGAGGTGTGTGTCGCCGTGTGCGCGCCGCAGTCTCTTTATCGGCGCGCCATGCAGCGCGGCGATTTCCGTGCCGTGCCGCTGCTGCAGCTCAGTTCGCGCCTGGGCGCGTGGGACGAGTGGCTCAGTCGCGCGGGCATCGCCCGCACTCCAGGCCACCCCCTGGGTGGGCATCGCTTTGACCTGTTTTCGATGCTGGTCGAAGCGGTCCGAGCGGACCTGGGTATTGGCCTGGTGCCGCATTACTTTGTGGAACGAGAACTGCGGTCCGGCGAGCTGGCGCTGGCCCACCCGTTCCAGGACAGCGGGGCGCGGGGCTACAGCCTGTTTGTGGCCCCAGGGCGCTTGGAGGAACCTGTGGTGCAGAGCTTCGCACGGTGGCTGCGCACTACCGTGGCGGCGGAAGGTGCCGCGGCTGCGCCGTCAGATGCCGGGGCAGACCCGTCGGCGCTGCAGACCTGA
- a CDS encoding M20/M25/M40 family metallo-hydrolase translates to MKNPAFTLRLTPLAIAAALAAATLLGNTTHAQGAVAPTPTTLRPAVEQAYSQLMAAPQIQQLLEAVKADHERTIQDLTMLTEIEAPPFKEQKRAEAFLARLKALGLSNAAIDAEGNVVGVRKGTGSGPKLVISAHLDTVFPAGTDVKVKERDGKLHAPGISDNTRGLAVLLSWLKVLNDQKIATVGDLVFVGNVGEEELGNLRGMKHLFREHLDIDGLVALEPAPDGTVLVLGTGSHRHEVTFKGPGGHSYAAFGQVPSAIHGMGRAIARIAEIRTPVSPKTTFTVGTVGGGTSVNTIAPDARMAVDIRSDEMAPMLATEKQVLSAVDSAVAEENARWGVNTLSASTKLIGDRPGGRTPADSVIVEAAVRANTAFGRKTVLGGASTDANVPMSLGIPAIVIGGGGRTGGFHALSEWIDLTDGWKGAQSSLITVLGLVGVQGVSAPLLDKRAPRAK, encoded by the coding sequence ATGAAAAATCCTGCTTTCACCCTCCGCCTCACACCCCTTGCCATAGCCGCGGCACTAGCTGCAGCCACCCTGCTGGGCAACACCACGCATGCCCAGGGCGCCGTCGCTCCCACCCCCACCACGCTGCGCCCCGCAGTGGAGCAGGCGTACTCGCAACTCATGGCGGCACCACAGATCCAGCAATTGCTGGAGGCCGTGAAAGCCGACCATGAACGGACAATACAAGACCTGACGATGCTGACCGAGATCGAAGCCCCGCCGTTCAAGGAGCAAAAGCGCGCGGAAGCCTTTCTGGCGCGCCTGAAGGCGCTGGGGCTGAGCAACGCGGCCATTGACGCCGAAGGCAATGTGGTGGGCGTGCGCAAGGGCACGGGCAGCGGGCCCAAGCTGGTGATATCGGCTCACCTGGACACCGTGTTTCCCGCAGGCACCGACGTGAAGGTGAAAGAGCGGGATGGCAAGCTGCATGCCCCCGGCATCTCGGACAACACGCGGGGTCTGGCCGTGCTGCTGTCCTGGCTCAAGGTACTCAACGACCAGAAGATTGCCACCGTGGGCGACCTGGTGTTCGTGGGCAACGTGGGCGAAGAAGAGTTGGGGAACCTGCGCGGCATGAAGCACCTTTTCAGGGAGCACCTGGACATCGACGGTCTGGTGGCGCTGGAGCCCGCGCCCGACGGCACGGTGCTGGTGCTGGGCACGGGCAGTCACCGTCATGAGGTCACCTTCAAGGGCCCCGGTGGACACAGCTACGCGGCGTTTGGTCAGGTGCCCAGCGCCATCCATGGCATGGGCCGCGCCATTGCCAGGATCGCCGAGATCCGCACACCCGTGAGCCCCAAGACCACCTTCACGGTCGGTACCGTGGGTGGTGGAACATCGGTCAACACCATCGCGCCCGATGCCCGCATGGCCGTGGACATCCGCTCCGACGAAATGGCCCCGATGCTGGCCACCGAAAAACAGGTGCTCAGCGCCGTGGACAGCGCGGTGGCCGAAGAAAATGCACGCTGGGGCGTGAACACACTGAGTGCATCGACCAAGCTGATTGGCGACCGCCCCGGTGGTCGCACGCCAGCGGATTCGGTCATTGTGGAAGCCGCCGTGCGCGCCAATACCGCATTTGGCCGCAAAACCGTGCTGGGCGGCGCCAGCACCGATGCCAATGTGCCCATGTCGCTGGGCATCCCCGCGATCGTGATCGGCGGCGGGGGCAGGACAGGCGGCTTTCACGCGTTGTCCGAATGGATCGACCTGACAGATGGCTGGAAGGGAGCTCAGTCCTCGCTGATCACGGTGCTCGGGCTGGTGGGCGTGCAGGGCGTGAGCGCACCGCTGCTGGACAAGCGCGCGCCACGCGCGAAATAG